From a region of the Danio aesculapii chromosome 4, fDanAes4.1, whole genome shotgun sequence genome:
- the trim24 gene encoding transcription intermediary factor 1-alpha, with product MLANTALLLISSLMRLHVTGGISADEDVYQTPHRRLANGKIGPVYQQMGALIREKTLGFKGEFLQAQPRGRVAKLMPSAFLQSHFQRAPQRQSDLLQNTDHAENKLASGHHTLTMEEKDEIELYVSSVGGSDPVAHEEMIRLLNINNLQHTQNMQATSYLNRRCDPSALMSAQRPSYMHTHLPMPTETTAQGRQFSQMSVTSSEPKTSSVSWKRAEAPQSGPSNPSTKRRRRSSPGPVIVIKDEPEDDDEVRFVNTSAKASLPDSTGVQSQSVQQGEQQSEKTPEADEDPNEDWCAVCQNGGELLCCDKCPKVFHLGCHVPTLTASPSGEWYCTFCRDLNSPEMQYNANAGGESKDLKQDLHSETFTHVDRRKCERLLLRLYCNELSTDFQEPITPSSMPEYSEIIKTPMDLSVVRSKLEGGQYKSTEDFVADVRLIFKNCATFHKEDTEMASVGANLESFFEEQVKLLYPERTFPGVKEEGIASVCPEETSPITKTPPQDTSPAEETARPSGEDLPLEEANAKEPEEKPENISSPAGSGLAEAETDSKETPAS from the exons ATGCTCGCGAACACGGCGCTGCTCCTCATCTCTTCATTGATGCGATTGCACGTCACAG GGGGCATCTCTGCGGATGAGGATGTTTATCAGACTCCGCACCGGCGCCTGGCTAATGGAAAGATTGGCCCCGTGTACCAGCAAATGGGTGCCCTCATTCGGGAAAAGACTTTAGGATTTAAAGGGGAATTTCTTCAGGCTCAACCTCGCGGACGGGTGGCCAAGCTGATGCCCTCAGCGTTTCTTCAATCCCATTTCCAAAGAGCTCCACAGAGGCAGTCGGACCTCCTGCAAAACACTGACCATGCGGAAAACAAGCTCGCGTCTGGCCACCATACGCTCACAATG GAGGAAAAAGATGAGATTGAGCTGTATGTGTCGTCTGTCGGAGGATCAGATCCTGTGGCCCATGAAGAGATGATCCGACTGCTCAACATCAACAATCTTCAGCACA ct CAAAACATGCAGGCCACGTCATACCTGAACCGGAGATGTGACCCCAGTGCACTGATGTCTGCGCAAAGACCCAgctacatgcacacacacctcCCTATGCCCACTGAGACAACTG CACAAGGAAGACAGTTTTCTCAGATGTCCGTCACCTCATCGGAACCAAAGACCAG CTCTGTCTCCTGGAAGCGTGCAGAAGCCCCTCAGAGTGGCCCCTCAAACCCTTCCACCAAGAGGAGGCGCAGGTCATCTCCAGGACCGGTCATCGTCATCAAAGATGAACCAGAGGATGACGATGAAGTTCGTTTT GTGAACACCAGTGCTAAAGCTAGTCTTCCAGACAGCACAGGGGTTCAGTCTCAGTCTGTACAGCAGGGTGAGCAGCAGTCGGAGAAGACCCCGGAGGCAGACGAAGACCCGAATGAGGACTGGTGCGCGGTGTGCCAGAACGGAGGAGAGCTGCTCTGCTGCGACAAGTGTCCCAAAGTCTTCCATCTCGGCTGCCATGTCCCCACTCTGACTGCGTCTCCGAG TGGAGAATGGTATTGTACCTTCTGCCGGGATCTTAATTCACCTGAAATGCAGTATAACGCCAATGCCGGCGGGGAATCGAAGGACCTGAAGCAGGATCTGCATTCGGAAACATTCACGCATGTGGACAGAAGA AAATGCGAGCGACTTCTGCTTCGCCTGTACTGCAATGAGCTCAGCACTGATTTCCAGGAGCCGATAACACCGTCG TCGATGCCGGAGTACAGTGAGATCATAAAGACCCCCATGGACCTGTCTGTGGTCAGAAGCAAGCTGGAGGGCGGCCAATACAAGAGCACTGAGGACTTTGTCGCCGACGTCAGACTGATCTTCAAAAACTGCGCAACCTTCCATAAG GAAGACACTGAGATGGCCAGTGTCGGTGCTAATCTGGAGAGCTTCTTTGAGGAACAAGTGAAACTCCTGTATCCAGAGCGGACCTTTCCTGGCGTGAAAGAGGAGGGCATTGCTTCCGTGTGTCCTGAAGAAACCAGTCCCATCACCAAGACCCCTCCGCAGGACACTTCTCCAGCAGAGGAGACTGCGAGACCTTCCGGAGAAGATCTCCCTCTGGAGGAAGCTAACGCTAAAGAGCCGGAGGAGAAGCCAGAGAACATTAGCTCTCCTGCAGGATCTGGTCTCGCAGAGGCTGAAACGGACAGCAAAGAGACTCCAGCATCCTGA